The Bradysia coprophila strain Holo2 unplaced genomic scaffold, BU_Bcop_v1 contig_193, whole genome shotgun sequence genome window below encodes:
- the LOC119075216 gene encoding uncharacterized protein LOC119075216 yields MMDYKNTIARILHLLMIITQITAVRYEDATIETSIQDDEFSDSITDSTISSTLPFGENPNRREFVEVRRVQEPLIFSRSRRWSPRRKPFTRWTAWSTCDSYCKQKRERYCRLRGKCGRMKQMEERGCSDAYCVPQQRSHFSSPHFISNVDDEDDDDRDYFIVRKRPKVRPKKKKITIELDDYDDEMKYEDSADEAYTPPHIPFKKRNRLAKQRLRTRYLRGRRRGRRKPKYRLRKKLIWDRKFGEPDDAVDDYVDESDDFVDSDSGEEVLLQTKDHNSMRLDGLYGNIPQHSLDRNYGTMFDNSNAQTLAGKSNRRIPGEYFNSADRDDQFNQNTEMYMRSENINFDDNSNRRWDTSVTEEYSGRQLKPPIISFDGDRDNKTTTTIARRSDVNVGKTEGRKYGKEKAVFDMPGRFRRIYSKWSKWSKCSAKCTTRRFKRCKAKDICGNEVIREIAYCYTEGSFCQTWINTQPPNQKPVTSTFVAQKPIRNKVQPNVFQRRDPPMSNAINGNIFYNSRTYKPPAYVPQNLQCGFPAIRNKPKHYLWGMLRIIGGKTSRKGQWPWQAAILNRFKEAFCGGTLVSPLWVLTAAHCVRKKLFIRLGEHNLEVNEGSEIEFRVELAIKHPKYDKRTVDNDVAMLRLPQEVSPSTYIGYACLPLSYQQLPKTHQCTIIGWGKRRNTDDAGTSLLHEAEVPIISNEDCKQVYFDYTITKNMFCAGHKRGRIDTCAGDSGGPILCRDTTIPNQPWTIFGITSFGDGCGKRNKFGIYAKVPNYVDWIWSVINCNGNCNATYSIF; encoded by the exons GATGCAACGATAGAAACCTCCATTCAAGATGATGAATTCAGTGATAGCATAACCGACTCCACAATTAGTTCCACACTGCCGTTCGGCGAAAATCCGAATCGACGAGAGTTCGTCGAGGTGAGACGAGTACAGGAACCACTAATATTCAGCCGATCGAGACGATGGAGTCCGAGAAGAAAACCGTTTACACGATGGACAGCTTGGTCCACTTGTGATTCGTACTGTAAGCAGAAGCGCGAACGCTACTGCAGACTTCGCGGAAAATGCGGTAGAATGAAGCAAATGGAGGAGAGAGGCTGTTCGGACGCATA TTGCGTTCCACAGCAGCGTAGTCATTTTTCTAGTCCACATTTCATTAGTAACGTTGATGATGAAGACGACGACGATCGagattattttattgttagGAAAAGGCCAAAGGTTCGtccgaagaagaagaaaattacgATCGAACTGGACGATTACGACGACGAAATGAAATATGAAGATAGTGCCGATGAAGCGTACACACCTCCGCATATTCCCTTTAAGAAACGAAATCGTTTAGCCAAACAACGGTTACGAACACGATACTTAAGGGGTAGAAGACGCGGCAGAAGAAAACCAAAGTACCGGCTGAGGAAGAAGCTGATTTGGGATCGGAAATTTGGCGAGCCCGATGATGCCGTGGACGATTATGTCGACGAATCGGATGATTTTGTCGACAGTGATAGCGGCGAGGAAGTTTTATTACAGACAAAGGATCACAACTCGATGAGATTGGATGGTCTGTATGGGAACATACCACAACATTCGCTCGACAGAAATTATGGCACAATGTTTGACAATTCGAATGCTCAGACATTGGCCGGCAAAAGTAATCGACGCATTCCCGGTGAATATTTCAATAGCGCTGACCGGGACGatcaattcaatcaaaatacCGAAATGTACATGAGATCTGAGAACATAAATTTCGATGACAACAGTAACCGAAGATGGGACACAAGTGTGACGGAGGAGTATTCCGGACGGCAGCTGAAGCCACCGATAATTTCATTTGACGGTGATAGAGACAATAAGACAACGACAACAATAGCTAGACGATCGGATGTTAACGTTGGAAAAACGGAGGGTCGCAAATATGGCAAAGAGAAGGCTGTCTTTGATATGCCCGGTCGCTTTCGAAGAATCTATTCCAAATGGAGTAAATGGTCGAAATGTTCAGCCAAATGTACAACCAGAAGATTCAA ACGATGCAAGGCGAAGGACATATGCGGCAACGAAGTGATCCGAGAGATAGCCTATTGCTATACCGAAGGCAGTTTCTGTCAAACTTGGATCAACACACAGCCACCAAATCAGAAACCCGTCACATCAACGTTTGTCGCCCAGAAACCCATTCGGAACAAAGTGCAGCCGAATGTCTTCCAGAGACGAGATCCCCCAATGTCAAATGCCATCAACGGCAACATTTTCTACAATTCACGGACTTATAAGCCACCCGCATACGTCCCACAGAATTTACAGTGCGGCTTCCCGGCCATCCGAAACAAGCCGAAACATTATTTGTGGGGAATGTTGCGGATAATTGGCGGTAAAACGTCCAGAAAAGGACAATGGCCGTGGCAGGCTGCAATTCTTAATAGATTTAAG GAAGCATTTTGTGGTGGAACATTGGTCTCACCGTTATGGGTTCTAACGGCAGCGCATTGCGTTCgtaaaaaactatttattcgTCTCGGCGAACACAATTTAGAAGTAAATGAAGGATCTGAAATAGAGTTTAGGGTCGAATTAGCAATAAAACATCCGAAATACGATAAGAGAACGGTTGACAATGATGTCGCCATGTTGAG ACTACCACAGGAGGTGTCCCCGTCGACATACATAGGATACGCATGTTTGCCACTCagctaccaacaactaccgaAAACTCACCAATGCACCATAATCGGATGGGGAAAGCGACGGAACACGGATGACGCGGGTACGAGTCTCTTGCATGAGGCTGAG GTACCGATCATCTCCAACGAGGATTGCAAGCAAGTCTATTTTGACTACACGATAACGAAGAACATGTTTTGTGCGGGACATAAACGAGGCCGAATCGATACGTGTGCTGGCGATTCCGGTGGACCGATTTTGTGCCG TGACACAACCATACCGAATCAACCGTGGACGATATTCGGTATAACCAGTTTCGGTGATGGCTGCGGCAAACGCAATAAATTCGGTATCTATGCCAAGGTGCCGAATTACGTGGATTGGATATGGTCGGTGATAAATTGCAATGGCAATTGTAATGCAACATATTCGATTTTTTGA